A window of the Hordeum vulgare subsp. vulgare chromosome 5H, MorexV3_pseudomolecules_assembly, whole genome shotgun sequence genome harbors these coding sequences:
- the LOC123395897 gene encoding cyanohydrin beta-glucosyltransferase-like, whose translation MGSEQKPHVVFVPFPAHGHVAPHTQLARVLHARGFHVTLVHTELHHRRLVLAEAAASPAWLGVEVIPDGLSLEAPPRTLEAHLDALEQNSLGPFRELLRAMACRPGVPPVSCVVADAPMSFASIAARDVGVPDVVFFTASAAGLMGYLQFQELVKRGLVPLKGAGYKTDGSLDAPVDWVPGMKGMRLRDMPTFCHTTDADSALLSIHLLQMRVVAASKAVVINTFHGMEKDVVDALAAFLPPVYTVGPLSSVVSSLPAGSDDFSTSTDTPSLFQEDPECMAWLDGKEARSVVYVSYGSHAAAGADKVKEFASGLARCGSPYLWVLRSDMAAGVEVGQNGLIVPWCAQEAVLAHPAVGLFVTHCGWNSILETVIAGVPVLGWPMISEQTTNCRQVTTAWNIGAELPQEAGGDEIAALVKEMMVGEKGMEAREKTLEWKRLAEDATKEGGSSCANLDRFVEDVLLKGL comes from the coding sequence ATGGGTTCGGAGCAGAAGCCGCACGTGGTGTTCGTGCCGTTCCCGGCGCACGGCCACGTCGCGCCGCACACGCAGCTCGCGCGCGTCCTCCACGCCCGCGGCTTCCACGTCACGCTCGTGCACACCGAGCTGCACCACCGCCGCCTCGTGCTCGCCGAGGCCGCCGCCTCGCCCGCCTGGCTCGGCGTCGAGGTCATCCCGGACGGGCTGTCGCTGGAGGCGCCGCCGCGGACGCTGGAGGCGCACCTCGACGCGCTGGAGCAGAACTCCCTCGGGCCGTTCAGGGAGCTGCTGCGCGCCATGGCGTGCAGGCCCGGCGTGCCGCCCGTGAGCTGCGTCGTGGCGGACGCGCCCATGTCGTTCGCCTCGATTGCGGCGCGGGACGTCGGCGTCCCCGACGTGGTGTTCTTCACCGCGTCCGCGGCCGGGCTCATGGGGTACTTGCAGTTCCAGGAGCTGGTGAAGAGGGGCCTCGTCCCGCTGAAAGGGGCCGGGTACAAGACCGACGGCAGCCTCGACGCCCCGGTGGACTGGGTGCCCGGGATGAAGGGCATGCGGCTCAGGGACATGCCGACCTTCTGCCATACGACGGACGCCGACAGCGCGCTGCTGAGCATCCACCTCCTCCAGATGCGCGTCGTCGCCGCCTCCAAGGCCGTCGTCATCAACACGTTCCACGGCATGGAGAAGGACGTCGTCGACGCGCTCGCGGCATTCCTCCCGCCCGTCTACACTGTCGGCCCTCTCTCCAGCGTCGTATCGTCGCTCCCGGCGGGAAGCGACGACTTCTCGACCTCCACGGACACGCCGAGCCTCTTTCAGGAGGACCCGGAATGCATGGCGTGGCTGGACGGGAAAGAGGCTCGCTCCGTCGTGTACGTGAGCTACGGGAGCCACGCCGCCGCGGGCGCCGACAAGGTAAAGGAGTTCGCGTCCGGGCTGGCCAGGTGCGGCTCTCCCTACTTGTGGGTTCTGCGGTCCGACATGGCGGCCGGCGTCGAGGTCGGGCAGAACGGGCTCATCGTGCCTTGGTGCGCCCAGGAGGCGGTCCTTGCCCACCCAGCCGTGGGACTTTTTGTTACGCACTGCGGGTGGAACTCCATCTTGGAGACCGTGATCGCCGGCGTGCCAGTGCTCGGTTGGCCAATGATATCCGAGCAGACGACCAACTGCCGGCAGGTAACCACAGCATGGAACATTGGAGCCGAGCTGCCTCAGGAGGCGGGGGGCGATGAAATAGCTGCACTGGTGAAGGAGATGATGGTCGGGGAGAAGGGGATGGAGGCGAGGGAGAAGACGTTGGAGTGGAAGAGGCTGGCTGAAGATGCTACCAAAGAAGGGGGCTCGTCCTGTGCTAACCTTGATAGGTTCGTTGAGGATGTGCTGCTCAAGGGGttatga